Genomic DNA from Candidatus Zixiibacteriota bacterium:
CCCTCCACGCGCCATTAGCTTCCGATTGAATCGAGAAACGATCAGGTAGAGACAAGGAGTTCCCTATGCCTAAAGCCACTTTCATGGGACACGCCTGTGTGATGCTCGCGGACGGCAAGCACAGGATTATTATCGATCCGTTCCTGACTGGAAACGAGAAGGCCGCCATGCGGCCGGAAGCGGTCGATGTTTCCCACGTGCTGGTCACACATGGCCACGGTGATCACATCGGCGACGCAGTCGCGATTGCCAAGCGAACCGGCGCGACTATCATCGCCAATTTTGAGATCGCCAATCTGGTGGGTAAGCAGGGCGCGAAGGCTCACCCGATGCATATCGGCGGGGCCGCGAACTTCGGTTTTGGCCGGGTCAAACTGACTATCGCCCACCACGGCGGCGGCTACGGACCGGATGCCTCGATCTACACCGGCCCGCCGGTGGGCTTTCTCGTGACCATAGGTGGGAAGACCGTCTATCACTCAGGCGATACAGGCCTGTTCTATGACATGAAACTGATTGGCGAGATGAATGCCATCGCGCTGGCCTTCCTGCCTATCGGCGACAACTTCACGATGGGCATCGATGACGCTGTGAAGGCTGTTGAATTCCTCCGGCCTAAGAAGGTCGTACCGATGCACTACGACACCTTCCCGATTATCCACGCCGATCCGAGGGAGTTTGCCAGGAAGGTGGGTGACGGCAGAGCGGTAATACTCAAGCCGGGTGAATCGGTCGACTTCTAAAGGTTCCCTCCAAAGCGTAAGTTGGCATCTGTACGAGAAGAGGTCCAGACAAATACCGTGCGTGGTGGACGCCGTCGTCCACCACGACCTATGGGAGACTGTGTCGAGTCATCGACCGACCTAGGCCTGCCGCGCGGGAGGACATCCGGCTGACGACCCGGCGCCCCGGATCGCACTTTTCAAACTTGTCACTGTGTGGTCCGGAACTTTTGTTCCGGTCCGTGAGTCCAAGCGATAACAACCGCTTCCGAAAGCGTGGATTGAAATGAAGAAGTTCGCGAAGATACTGCTCTGGGTGGCCGGCGTGTTCGTCGTCCTGTTGCTGTTGCTGGTCCTGGCCGTTAAGCTCTTCTTGCCGGTGGAAACTATCAAGGCGATGGCTGTCGAAAAGGGCACCGCGGCGCTGGGGCGGCCGATCGCAGTCGGCGGGCTGGATATCTCCATCTGGGGAGGTTTCGGGGTCGAATTGCAGCAGGTGCAGATGGGAAACCCGGCCGGGTTTGATTCGACTGCGTTTCTGACAGCCGAGAAGATCGACCTCAAGATGCAACTGCTGCCGCTCTTATCGGGTGACATCAGGTTTGATCGCCTGGTGATCGAAAGGCCGGTGGTTCGGATGCTCAAAGTCGAATCAGGAGATATGAACTACACGTTCGCGCCGGCTGATACCACGGCGATACCGGAGGAGGCCAAAGCGATTCCGCCGGAGGGGCAGGCCGCGGCTCTGGCGATTTCGTTCGAAGCACTTGAAATAAAGGACGGCGCGGTCTCGTTTCGTGATGACAGCACGGCCACGATGATAGATATCACCGGGCTGGACTTGACCTCGTCGCTGGCCTATCCGCGCGAGGGCATGTACGAAGGCTGGGGTCGCCTGGTTGCTAATACGATCAAGGTTCAGCGTGAGAAGCCGCTGCCGATGCTGGCCCTGGAAATGAACTATCGCGCGGCTTACGACCTTTCGGAACGAACGCTCACGGTCGAGAATATCACGGCAAGTATTAACCAATTACCAGTGAAACTCAGCGGTATTGTGACCGGATTGCCCGATATCGCCACCGCGAGCCTGAATGTATCGT
This window encodes:
- a CDS encoding metal-dependent hydrolase yields the protein MPKATFMGHACVMLADGKHRIIIDPFLTGNEKAAMRPEAVDVSHVLVTHGHGDHIGDAVAIAKRTGATIIANFEIANLVGKQGAKAHPMHIGGAANFGFGRVKLTIAHHGGGYGPDASIYTGPPVGFLVTIGGKTVYHSGDTGLFYDMKLIGEMNAIALAFLPIGDNFTMGIDDAVKAVEFLRPKKVVPMHYDTFPIIHADPREFARKVGDGRAVILKPGESVDF
- a CDS encoding AsmA family protein, encoding MKKFAKILLWVAGVFVVLLLLLVLAVKLFLPVETIKAMAVEKGTAALGRPIAVGGLDISIWGGFGVELQQVQMGNPAGFDSTAFLTAEKIDLKMQLLPLLSGDIRFDRLVIERPVVRMLKVESGDMNYTFAPADTTAIPEEAKAIPPEGQAAALAISFEALEIKDGAVSFRDDSTATMIDITGLDLTSSLAYPREGMYEGWGRLVANTIKVQREKPLPMLALEMNYRAAYDLSERTLTVENITASINQLPVKLSGIVTGLPDIATASLNVSSDQIALADALSLLSAEQRAKLADYTLSGDFAVDVDLSYDSAEAKAGWLYTGSMALSDVRMRGRKFPGELAFKRCLVDFDPNKLRLNIEEGSFDKQPLKGYLTVEDFANPRIAGELAGSMDLAIAAPFLPAGQSHDLAGRSKFDLKFSGPVRDVEALAFSGDLTVSSGKYNSKLVPEPIESFELDAFLDQRVVNIRRLEC